The nucleotide window cttttgttaacctaagtgtagctaaggtgttatagtggccaacattacacactagcatttatttgcacatgatcatatgcatatgttctaaggaaacatgaaataacaagcaatgtttcatatgtttcgatcaaatgtttcaattgcaaatgatgatttatgaatgcttgatgctcatgctcatgttatgcaagtcaagttatgcaaggctaacacccgaggtgttacacatctcacatatgcttgatagtaatcattcgattgtgtgagagagcgattctagtgcgattgcatcatgagattgcatcgagtggcactaggtgatcgagttgcaagctggtggtgcttgttactcttggaggttgccacctcctagacggcttggtggtggtctctgttgaagcccgcaagaagcttgtgcagtgctctggagaagagctttgtgaggggcattgtgctcgccccgcaggagccgtgaagatcaactctagttgagcgtgtcattgaggtaccctcacttttggggtaggttcttgcggtgcccgatgtgcaggcttggcgggtgatgccaattagccgccaaaccaccaagtgagcggtcgacacaatggggacgtagcatgttggcaagcatgtgaacctcgggagaaaatcaccgtgtcaaccttgttcttcccattggtttgcaatccctttacacaagcttgtgattacttttatatacattgtgcttgtgtagttgctcttataattagttagcttgtgtagctcactagttaccttcttgcttgtgtagtatagaagtagttcccttacgtggctaatttggtttatgtaaccttgttagtcacattgcttagtttgtgtagctaagtatttgcgctctctaatttgacattggttgccttgttattgagcattgctagtgagcttagttagctttgtgcttttgcttactagcatgtgtaggagctccctcattgcttgaagtactagtggcataggtttgtgtgaccttgctcctaaaattggttaggtgagctctagctagcccgacacctttgttgcttaattagtatcttagcgaggtgctagagaacatagatagaggggtgtagtcttggctttactgatagttttaattccgcaattgttttggttagccaacgcgattaagttttagaaataactattcaccccccctctagtcgccatctcaaccttATAGTATGTCCGtcctgggaattcctaggacctcaagagctactagtaggagcccaacgagtccctacgggattacatccataggttctcaaaatgatgcaactccctttcTAATGTCGTTGACGTGGACGTCATCAGtgcgttcctctctgggacaacctgtgagtccttgatccacaagctcagctgtctgaagccctgtaccacccgcgacctgctcgacgtcaccatgaaccacgcctccgacgaggaggtggtcggagtggtctttagtggaggtcgggacaagggcaaggctaagcgcaaggaccaagacgagggcccctccacgcaaaggggcaaaaagaacaagaaggatcagcgctgaccggccaactccgctttGGTCGCCGTGGCTGATCGCGTGGGCAAGCAGGCCCAGCAGGGCCAGCCCAACCACTTCgataagctcatggagagcccatgcaccaaccacgcctactccgtcaagcacctctataaggactgcgaactcctcaagcgctttctacgaCAGGCCGAtggaccaaaagaaggaaagggcaaggaggcagcggccaagagaggaggtgtggcgggcaaggatggggatggctaTTCCAAtcccaaggaatgcctcatgatcttcgggggatccgatgccatctactccaagcgccagcacaaagtgcgctatagagaggcatgcattgCCGAAATGGCCGTCCCCTTCTTCCTTAGCTGGTTAGAATCtacgatcacttttgatcagagggaccatcctttcCACGTCACCAGACTGGattgctacccgctcatcgtctaccccattgtctgcaagaagcgcctcaccaaggtgctgatggacggaggcagcggcctcaacatcctctacgtcaacaccctcgatgccatgtgcatcccctggtcggagctccgcccagtgagctctcctTTCCACACATGATCCTGAGAACGCAGGCATACCTgctcgggtagatcgacctgcccatcatgtttggcgaccgagccaacttctgctcggaggtcctcaccttcgaggtggtggacttcctaggctcctaccatgccatcttggggcagccatgccaTGCCAAGtttatggcgatccccaactacacctatctcaagttgaagatgccaggaccgaacaacatcatcactgtgAGTAGCACCTTTTTAcatgcctacacgtgcgaccatgagcattacgagcttgccactaccgtcatcaactcagccgagcTCCCTCGGCTTAGAGAATCATCGACCCTAGCAGTCCcgaactgcaacaagccaacctcctcgactgccttccgcccacttgaggaaactaaggcaatggggatcgaccccaccgacccaaccaagacggtgcggatcgggacccagctcccgaataaataggaatgcgagcttgccgactttctatgcgccaatcgcgatgtcttcacatagaaaccttctgacatgccaagcataccatgggaggtcaccgagcacgcattacgccttgtcctaggctcaaagctcgccaagcaatgcctgcgtcgctttgacgatgagaggcgtagggccataggcgagcaggtcaccaaactcctggcagtcggattcatcaaggaggtataccactccgagtagcttgccaatcctgttcttgttaaaaagaagaccaagaaatggagaatgtgtgttgattatactggcctcaacaaggtgtgtccgaaggaccattttcctttgccacgcatagaccagatagtcgactccacctcaggatgcgaaatcctctcctttctagatgcctacttaggctatcaccagatcacgatgaaagagtccgactagctcacaacttcattcatcaccccatatggttcgtactgctatatAACCATgacttttggtctgaagaacgctggcgccacctatcaacggtgcatgcagcaatgcttcaccgactaaatcgacccgctcgactaGCCTAACTGAattgagcggccaaaaccaacaatcaccgtctatgttgatgacatagtggtcaaaacggctcaagcttgcgacctgatcgcaaacttagccacaacgttcgtgaacctccaaaggttcaacatcaaattgaatcccgaaaaatgtgtttttggggttctgaaggggaagctgcttggatacattgtgtccgaacgtggtatcgaggccaaccctaaaaaaatcatggacatctccaacatgggccctatacgcaatgtcaagggcatacaaaggctcaccgactgtttggccaccctgagcTGGTTCATCTCCTGGCTAGGCGAGCGggagatgcctctctacaagcttctcaaaaagtcAGACGCGTTGGCCTAGACTAACGAAGCAcaataggctttggagagcctcaaagaatcactgacgtcggccccaatcctcatcgctctcgAACGTAGAGAacccataggaatagaggcaagatatGGAGAAGCTTCAACCTGAGCAGCAACTAGTAAGGCTGGATcagagggcataagaagagacatcctatccttagaagaaggaagtcataactcaacaactctctgcttaaggtctaagactaccccataaactcgcaaccagttcatacctagaattacatctatgccttgcccaggcagcaccatgaactagaggcggtaagtgtgagtggctagcactaatctgacTGTGTTCgtccgagtattaacgcacaactgtgcacctggagtactgattctataggcaataggtatagccataagagatatattgtgcctctgtgcaaaccctatgctcatgaatgaatgtgatgcactagaatcaaacacATATGCTGGctaggaatcaatggtaaacataccagccatcactggttcATTCTATAAGATCTCCTCAGCCTTAGTGAAGTTGACTTGCCCAGAGCGgcttacgggcaccttcttcttgataatcgtccGCTTGACCAGACGGGAGTTGGTTGAAGGCTGGGAAGACTGCATAGGCTGGTTCTGTGGACACTCCCGAGCATAGTggtcttccttgccacacttgaaacaagcacctggcttgttcccTTGTCCCTAACAAGGAGGAACCAGCTGTCCTTGGGGCTACTGTTGCACTTGCGGAGTAGGTGCACagtactgagtgggaggtgcctggtaggTCTAATGAGGCTGACGGAACGATTGCCCACCCGAAGACTAATAGGGCACCCGCCTGATAACCTACACCTTCTGAGcctgggggtgactagaagacctagtaaTCACCCACTTGCGCTTCCACTTAGCCTGTGAGTCACGTTGaagtccctccatggcaatagcatcattcatcatagcaccaaaagtctagTAGTTCCCTATGTACAGTTCCTTCTACAGACTGCAAGAGAGGCCGCGATAGaaacggtccctcttcttctcatcagtatcgacgtgggtcccagcatactatgacagatggttgaacttgtttacATAGTCCATCACTGACATGCTCCCTTGCTTCAGGTCTAGGAAATCTGTCAACTTCCTATTCAGCACACCAACAGGAATATAGTACTCTCTAAAAGCAGcggtaaactcctaccaagtcacatggtgatccaccagctgcatggcattgaacttgtcccaccatgcactggcaGAACCCAACAGCTATTGTGctacaaagtgcaccttctgcttcTCAGTTATAGTGAGTAGCCAAAACTTCTACTCCAGAATACGAAGCTAATGCtccacatctagaggctcagcagtaggcgtgaacgtgggtgggtgcatctttaagaaatcctagTAAGAACAGGGCCCCTCGGGACTATGGGCACCACCCCTATTTCCACCATTGCCTCTTTGGCCCCCTCGGGCAAAGCCACCAATGGCCTGGGCAAGCATCTCCAAGCTGACTAGCgccgagcagccaacatctccaccatcatctccacatgggtcatcggaggtggcggtggtggagaaggaggagccagaagtggggcctcgtggctctccccattgATGTTGCTAATGCCCTCACCACAGTCGTTATCACCCGGGTTTGCCCTAGCCCTGGTACTCCCGCAACCAGACCTCAAGTTCATCTAcaaacagataggaaccaaccattagggacaacaCCCTCCTAATTAGGAACAAGAGATTAGAAaaatgataagacttttattaaagcattcttttaggttatcctatcaaacCACTAATCCAATTTATACGTGTGGGGGAAGTTAAGTTTAAGCAAGAttatcttttcatgatgcatgcatcggcctacccgttcactcaagtcggaatatagcggcattcgcaaaaaaattggcacatcgcacactcactttccgtacgctaaaccagtgccgctatcctagatagaccatattgctatggcttatacttatttacataattataTCACAttctacttttcgcaaaacttttgttggtcaaattttaggttttgaaaagtgTTATGAAAACTTGTAAGTCATTATTGGCTCCaataccacctatggtagaatcgcccaaaataacacaccttcataggccctcgtctttcaccagacactagACACCctaaaagcaagctacatcggacggaTTCCATCGAgcataccccaagggagaactcaaataatccacgtttttcctctaggatctaataatgagaaggagtttacaatacttagtccattttatacaaccagagttcttagaaatacattattatagtaccaagtttagagtgcggaatttaaacagcggaattataataaacatctaatggtagaatacaaggatccatctgtaccCACCAgaggaatcctccacacaatagctactcttcaagctgcacctgcaataggggtaaataaaccctgagtacacaatgtactcgcaagacttacccgactagtgggaataattttcctaactccaaaggatatgataagctttatgggttACTGTgtttcctttttgcggaaagcaatactagcagtgaatccttatgtatgtttcttattagcagtcatagttagttcattatctaaccattctaggtaagcacctgttctacttttaagcaagagttgagcaaacagatccatttcaccatctttcatctttcagttcttactacgatgttagattgtagacaagtcataccggtttacccggcgattcatgaatcaatgtgcccagctgggtaccctgaaacacacgccttGCTTGTACCATagacacaagtaggaccaacccaccactctcctgtcaaggggtttaggtccccgtccaaacttggactccaaggccctacacctgagtcccggactcagtgtggtgcttagacctccaccatccctgactctaatcagtcggtccggaaagagccgaaacccatgacaagagagcaatgagcctttcttgctcccataaacaagtatgtgctcaagataataagtctgtgacctgactagaacccaatgcaacggccggtccttaaccgacacgtaCAGGGAACAcattgtaaccaagctatgcctcgtTGGCTGTGGGACAcatcctcttacacccaccaatacccgtaccatatccctgcccggtctctctttcttttcaccattttatcatgagagtgataataataatcacctattgtgagtaacggtaggttactcacgctaccgatagtctaagtatagcagctactcgacctatgctagtaggactcataggtaggttatctatgcatgtagttttcataaaatgcctgtaacgtaaatgcacatcacacacacacacacacacacacacacacatatatatatatatatatatatatatatatatatatatatatatatatccagtgattattcaaaataaaggttatgcaccggggcctgccttgggcaggcgggtggtcagctatgtcagtcgtcggtggctctgaggcttcctcctatacgaagacctcctcctcgtactcctcaatcacctccttgTATTCCTGCTCTCCAATGGTCATGAActccatgcatgcaatgatgatgcaacaattagcattttaacaacagcagctcttaaaataacaatacatcgaccaagctactaagctaactctaatgactaagatgctaagctacccatcctttccactaaacaggtatgaaacattcaagtattatcttagcaaccaaaaatgcatttcttactttatttgcgatttcatatatactaaaacaaggagtacttagctaccctatttatcaacctattccaagtctacaaaaattacagtgagcacctaataataccatgaagctactgtaaaattttcaaagctaaagctataaccgatttaccacaaaaattcctataataattaacctaataatattaagcactctcaaatgatttaatagttccTAGTATCAAAAATATATatctgaactaaatacactaatagatagagcacaattttaggaatttaacaaaattagtttcagaATTTTTttatacctacatgattttatatgatttaccaaatttCAGCTTGAATTACAattgaaaagctatttctatttttcccTAAAAATCTAAACTGATTTCGGCCCACGTGGCCCACGCATAGAGGCGACCCGCGGCACAGAGCCCGTGTGCACTGGCACATATGCAAAAACACCCTTGAGCTACCAGCAATTTTACCCGAGGTCCACAACACTATTCCTACAGACTGCTCCTATGCAAATAAGCCCTTCTCCTTTCTCTCCTTTACAACGGCCTGGTCCTCCGATCACCCCCGCGCGTGGCGGCGCGGCGGTGATGGCATTGGATGGCCACGCCGGCTAGCTAGGACCCGCGTTGGCTCCACTAACGGCCGACCCCTTTCTACAACCCTAGTgcctacactagcctaggttacAGGAGGGGCGGAGCTCGCGGAAATGGTCACCACGGCGCATGGCCATGCCGGCCACCCTAAGCCACCGCGAGGTGAACTAGATAGCGCTATAGCATCACTATCTTACCCTGGttgtggctgcggtggtggtttGGCCAGAGGTTCCCCAAATAGGGCTGGCCACATGCGGGTGGTGGGATGCGGCGGCGCTTCGAGACGACGCGGCCACGTCAGTGGCTACGGCGAGGCGGAGAGGTGTACGTGGGGGCGCGGGGCGAAGTGGGGATGGAGGCTAAACTAGAGGCATAGATGGATTGGCCTGGAAAGGTGAGCTGGAGGTTGCCCCTGGCCGCGACGTTACATGGCCTAAAATGGCGCAGCGGAGAGGAAGCTCCCAAATTGGGGCTCATCGCGATGCAAATCAAAGCGGTGAGGTGGCAGTTGAGACGCTGGCGACCGGGCGCACCCACGAGGGCGAAGAATTGATGGCTGGTGCCCGCGCTCGGGCCCTCGGTGGCCGCGATGTGACCGCGGCGGGCAGAGGTGCATCAGGGGAAAatacggcggcggcagtggcgcggCTGTGCGCCCTGGCAGGACGCGTATGTCGCGACCGAGTGCTTCCGTCCAAGGCGCAAATGACGAGCGCACCCTCCACAACCGGCCACGTGCGCACGCGAGACGGGCAGGCATGGCATGGCCTACGCGGCCGcagcgccattaaggcgaggcgacgaCGTGAGCGCAACGGGAGCACCCCACGTGCACGCCGGCAACGCGCGACAGCGGCACAGCAAGCAGCGATGAGGCGACCCGCAGCTTGACACGATGAGCGGCAGTGAGGCAGAGCGGCCGTAGCGGTAGCAACACAACAGCGGGGCAGCACGACAGCGCGGCACGGTAGCAGCGGCGACCTCACACGGCAGCGCCCAAGACTAATCCCACGACACACGGCTAGCCCAGTGCGGCAACACGCGGCGCGCGCGAGGCACATTGACGCGGCGACGACGACCACTGACGCGCGGTGACCACGCCCACGTGAGGGAAACAAACCGAAAACGTGTTGTGCACGGATTTTAAAGCTTCTACCATGACCAAACCGTTGCTCCTAAACATAAACGgtcttcactacactcaagatggtatatgaggctacttaatcaagctataacactatATCGCTCTTTAACCCAATTCCTTAAAGTAGTTTGCTAAACATATCAATGTCTAACTGTTAACCGACtttaaaatttttctaagttttgagttgaactctatttcaaattgtatttctaagctattgaaaatattagctagtaatatcatttttcgactgcaagtatttcattatcaactataaagtttgtacttcaaactttattcaagtatcacatatatgttctatagcatttttgcttaataaaaattacttttaaaccttaagtgatataacataactattgaattaactttcgtttcgcacatgattattgaattaactttcgtttcgcattttcgttgatcgtttcgagttacggaaattgatctacacaccttattacatgcattaactcataaacatgatgctcatgacatgttttagtaaatgatttacggtataacaccaagggtgttacatatATCTTTGTGATTAGAACACAACACTGCTCTCATACTATGAGGAGACAGAATCACATAGTCTAACTCTTCTTCTAGCCTCTCCTGCCGGCTGCCAATACAACCCAAagtatttttctttaaaaaaatcgACATTATTTTCTCAACCTTTTTTTAATCATAAATTCACTTTGCTTCCAATATTTTTCTAAAAAGACGTATATATATGTAGTATAACTTTACTATTTCTCAATCCATGAAACTAGAGTTACAAAGTTACCGTAGCAACGCATGAACCTAAGGATTGGACCAAGAGTAGCCGTGTCGGGTGGTCCGGGGACGGTTGGTGGTGTCAAGAAAATAAGAAATGTCATGATTTGCGTGTGAGTGTGACCGTGACTGGCCTCAGCAAGCGAGCGTGGGTTACTAGGACAATTATTATAACGGATAAAGAATACAATATTCCGTTTCTAGTGCTATGGTACTAGTACCACAGGTGCTGATTCCTGATCTACATCTGGTCGCCTTGCCTTCCTCTTCCTCCCTGTAACTACTACTACATCTCTTAGCTAGCTTGTTCCACTGAAAGCAAGCAGGAAGGAGAGGTACCTCAGCTGAGCTGCTCAGGGGGCAGGAGCCTTCCGTCCGGCGATCAGGCTATATGGCGACGTCGGCGGCACCCGATGACTCCACCGTCAGGTATGAGAGGGAGATGGCCGGCTCTGCTTCCTGCTGACGGCCGGATCTGATCCAGCATCCGCATGTTATGCATGCAGAGAGACGAAAGCGGAGGAGGTGCTGCCCCCAACCCTGGGTTCCGGTTCTCAACCACCAAACCTCTTCGATGGCACAACAAGGCTCTACATCTCCTACATATGCCCATACGTGCAGAGAGTTTGGATAGCTAGGAACTTCAAAGTAAGTGCAGTATTATAGGTGCCAATTTGTGCCGTCTCCTTAGGCCCGCGGCTCTGCTATGCTCAAAATTAAAGCTTGGTATGTTGTTGCATTGGGCAGGGGTTACAAGACAAGATTCAGCTGGTTGCCATTGATTTGCAAGACAAGCCTGCTTGGTAATATAACTACTACTAGGAGTAGCAGCCCCCTTGTATTACTCAGTAGCTAGCTAGGACTAGGATCGTATTGCATGCTACTCTATCAAATCTTACATACGGAGTACTACCAAGGCTGtatatatgttcatatatataatatCAGTTCCAAATTCAATCCAACCGACTAACCTGCCTTTCACTTAATCCATCTGAatatgatgatgaattgaaggttCCTCGAGAAAGTTTACCCACCGGGCAAGGTCAACAACCATTTCCTTTGAGGAACACATCACAattattttccttttctttttcatcaTCAACAATTACTAATCAATATGCTGTGATGCAGTGCAGGCCCCCGTCCTGGAGCACAATGGCAACATCATAGCAGAGTCCTTGGATCTACTCAGCTACCTGGACGCCAACTTTGAGGGCCCCAAGCTGTTTCCTCGTGATCAGGACCCTGCAAAGCAAGCTTTTGCTGATGAGTTGATTGCCAGCAGCGATTCGGTCATCATAGCCTTGTTCAGGGCAGGCCGTGCCCAAGCccaaggacaaggagatgatgataTCAGTGAGCTGCTTGCTCCTGCTCTTGACAAGGTGGAGTCGTCCCTGGGACGTTTCTCTGATGGGCCATTCCTCCTGGGGAAGTCCATGAGCGCAGTCAGTAAACTCATCAATCACTTATTAGTCCATCGTTTTTTAATTAGTTTTGCTGACAATAACCGAATTGCATCTATATATGCAGGTCGACATGGTTTATGCGCCCTTTGTGGAACGCTTCAAGGATTTCTTCGCTGCAGTGAAGCACTACGACATGACACAAGCAAGGCCTAAACTCAAGGAGTGGATAGAGGTGTGCGTCACTGCCACTGCATGCACCAATCAAATTCAACCATCATCTATATATAATTTCTTCTGTTAACTCCGCACAATTACATTACATCCTGTGCAATAACGTAACTGCAGGAGCTGAACAAGATAGATGCCTACGCAGCGACCTGGGGGGATCGCCGTCTGCAGCTTGCTGCCTTGATGAACAAGTTCGGGGTAACATCGGTGCTcttttgtttttatatatatagtaTGTATAAGTAGTAACGGGCCTATACTGACTCATCTTTGTATTTGCAGATACAAAGCCCGGTAGCCTGATCTGATCTGATCATCCCCAGGGGAGGGGAGCTTCTCAACATCTTCATTATCAGGTGTTTCATGTTGTATGAGTTGGAATAAGTCTCAACTGAATAAGATGTGTGTTTGCTATAATGTTATTCACACTGTACTCGTCTAGTACTCTCCAAATAATTTGCCTTGTTTATTTCTCTGAAATTCTCAATCAAATGAAATGAACAAATTACCATTCCAAACAAACACAAGCTAAAGTCAACCAAAACCTGCTCGTAATTGTACCCTGGGAAACAAAACTACCCCCAGGTACAAGGAGATCAACGGTGATATATACAACTATTGTTCATTTTTTGCCCGGTGAGCAATGGTGTAACGATAAGTTTTTCAAAACAAGGAAAACTATGGTCATGCTATCCCACCCGATAAGCTCTTATATCTGTTGATTGGAGATGAGCCAAATTCTAGCTGCTACCACATGCATCCTTCAACTTCTTTTTTCACTACAAGTGCAAACAATAGAATCATGTCAGCTACTGAAATGAATACGTTTCTGGAACTCGAGATGCAAAAAGAGCACACTCACACACCTCACAAATCGCTGAACTGTTTCTGGAGTGTGGGATTGATGCATGCAAATATTGATTTCTTCTTTCGCTTTGTTCCAAACAGGAAGTTCCGCAACGGTACCCTTGTCCTACTTGGAAAATGCTTGAACTGTTTCCCATAGCTACTTTCAGTCTCTGGCTGCGACAGGTGTTGGGATGAAAACTCAAAACTCTCACGTAGCTTCTCTAGGGCGTGGTTAACCTTGGCTTGAAGCCCCCTCATTCGTTCTGATGCTGCCTGCAGCTCGTTCTCAATCTTCTTGTTAGATTGCTGCATGTTTAGGACCTCCCCTTGAAACTTGGCAGCTTCATATGGTGTAAACAACTTGGCTCTGTCCATCTCCAAGCTACCACGCAGGGCTTCGGCTATCTCCTCTTGCAGTCTGCAAAGAGATGCAGACTTAAGCTGCACTTCTTGATCGAGAAGCGCGTTCTGCTCAAACCATACATCCAGTTCAGTTCGGAGCTCTCTCAACTTCTTTTCAGCTGGTTCGGGCTCTGCTCGAGTATCAGGTTCTCCAGTCTTAGTATCGTCCATGTTCTCCATTTCATTCTGTGTCTCCTGGTATCTTCTGTCAAACTCCTCCATGTGATGGCAAGCCATGCTATACCTTACCAGGAACTGCAAATTTTCCTCCACCAAAGCGTCAATGTCATTTCTGAACCTCACTTCAAAAAGTGACGTGTTGTTAGGTGCATCGATGTTGCTAGAACTGCTTTCCTC belongs to Miscanthus floridulus cultivar M001 chromosome 4, ASM1932011v1, whole genome shotgun sequence and includes:
- the LOC136549521 gene encoding protein IN2-1 homolog B-like, producing MATSAAPDDSTVRETKAEEVLPPTLGSGSQPPNLFDGTTRLYISYICPYVQRVWIARNFKGLQDKIQLVAIDLQDKPAWFLEKVYPPGKAPVLEHNGNIIAESLDLLSYLDANFEGPKLFPRDQDPAKQAFADELIASSDSVIIALFRAGRAQAQGQGDDDISELLAPALDKVESSLGRFSDGPFLLGKSMSAVDMVYAPFVERFKDFFAAVKHYDMTQARPKLKEWIEELNKIDAYAATWGDRRLQLAALMNKFGIQSPVA